Below is a window of Perca flavescens isolate YP-PL-M2 chromosome 12, PFLA_1.0, whole genome shotgun sequence DNA.
TAATTATCTTAGCTAATATAGCTTAACAAGTCTGGAAGTGGGGAAAAAAGCCAGCCTGCTATGTCTGGAGTCTCCACTGGTAACACGTTACTCTGGTTTTTGTACagactaagctaaccagctagctgtttccagtatttatgctaagctaagtaaCAGTCTCCTGGCTCCAGCTATAGCGTACAGACCACTGTTCATTAGatatgaagctggagccaggaggcgcttagcttagtttagcacaaaGAGTGGAATGAGGGGgagacagctagcctggctcaaGTAATATGTGTGGTCTGTGTGAAAGTactcatgacaaaaacaacttttcgaaaaaatgtattgacatGCAAATTAATTGCACCCAAAAAACACCTCTGGTGTGTTAAAGCCTTCAGTCCGAAGGTTAAAATATTTCTTAGTGGGGGGCTATGTGCCAGACTGTTTTATGACGTAAACCTTGTATTTTTTTGCTCTTTAGTTTTTGgacagattaaacaaatgagataaaACGTGTTATTAGTGAGTTTTAGGAGTGCTGGTACTCAAATTTTGTTACCTTTAAACAGAGAGAGGCTAGCCTTGTGCTAAGcgaagctaaccagctgcttgctgtagcttcatattaagCGTACAAACACGAGAGTggtattaatcttctcatctaactctcggcaagcaAGTAAAACAGAGTAAttcccaaaatatcaaacttttcattatttgtaaataaataaggtTCAATGTACAGTAAGCTCTAACATGAAATTATAACTATACTGCAACACAGTGTAATATAAAACAAAGCAGTCAGGAGCTTCATTACCCCTTGTACAATGTATTTGTAACTGATCCCTGCTATAAGTTTGAGACTCAGCAGagataaaacaatgtttttttctaggTAATAAATACAATAGAGGTACTAAAGTACTTTATTGGCAAAGCATGTTATGGCTAAAGAGAGAAATGCTCAGGGACATTCAGTAGCAAAAAagtataaaacagaaaaatgatTTACTATCGGCAAGTAGTTGCTCTTGGCTCCAGCCTTTGCTAAAGAAATCAGAGACGGGGATGTTTTGGGCTGTTGCATTCTGTTGCAAGACTGTGTTTCACAGTGGGCCTCTAATTTCCCTGTCTATGGCTCTCTAAAGAAAAATCAGTTTTGACCATTCTATCTGCTCCAATAAAAGGCCTTATTCCAAAACTGAAATGGAAAATAAGTTCTACATATAATGCGCAGACCTCAAACATAGACTGTGCAAGCAATATAATGCTACTTTAAAGTCCTGCTCCTTCTTCTAAAATAGCCAAAGAGATACTGTAGTTTCAATTTAGGGCATTTAGAGAGAAAGACCCTTCCTTCTTTCACAGATGTAGCGAAGTTCTCAGGTATTCATTTGTGAGACACTCCCCTGCCTGTTGGTATAATTGAATCAAGTTCTTAGGCCATGGTCAAAAAAGATGGAGATGTGCAGGGAGCGCTTTTGGAAAGCAATAACACATAGTGAACTGGAACAACTTTACAGGTGCTAGCAGAGCTTTGGAAACCTGAAAACACAGAGTCAGTTGCTATTACACGGTGCAGTTATCAGATTTTTGTTTCTCAAAAGCTCAAGAGAAACAGTGCATTGCATTTGTTTTGGCTATAGTAGCTAGCTAAGCACTGGCAGACTGGTGCACTGAGTCAAATCTTTTGGGCACCATAAAACACATCCCGAGAGACATACTGGACGAGTAGTAACTGTACACTTGCATTTGGGAGCACCTTCatgtgaacaaacacacacacacacacacacacacacacacacacacacacacacacacacacacacacacacacacacacacacacacacacacacacacttaacccATGCAGATGCACGATCACCcatgaatacacacatactcacatgCTGCAAATTAAAACTAATATTTATCACTAACGTACAGCCAAAATGCCTAATCCAACATTGATTATCCTGTGAATATTCTCTGTTTGCAATTTCACTGCTATAAAGTAAACTGATTCTTTGCATATTTAGGTGagtctttttcttctctcttgcAGACACAATGGACTATACTTCAACTAAATGTGACAGGTAAGTGTATTTATTCATTGCTTAATCTGCAATCGAAACATGTGTTTGCACTTTTCAACTTTCATCAGCTTGAAAAGTAATACTAATCATTATCCCTCTTGGAAGTTGTTCTTGAAACTGAACATCCACCTCTAATTCAGCCATATTATTCTGGCTTTATATCAAGAGAGGAGAAGCAAATGTACCATTTCTGCTTTGGATTTCTAAAATGGCTCTTTGGCTGATTTTAGGAAAGAGGTGAGATGGCATTTAATAATCTATTTAATTTACAGTTGTCTTTTTTCTTCATATATTCACAGACAACAGCAGCATGGCCGAGGCCAGCAGAGACGAGACGATCAGGGCTGGAGGGAGATCCACGCCGCCGTTGCTCTGACCAGCCTGGCCCAGGGGCAGAGCTGCACAGCAGACCAGAGCAGCGTGACAGTGCCCAAAGCTGGCACGGGGCAGAGCTGCACCCCAGAGCCCTTCTCGGTTACAAGGACCACTATCATGGACAGGATGTGTGTCACAGGACCCACCGCTGCTCTGAGGCAGAGCTGCACCACGGGGCCCACTCTCACCAACCGCATCATCCAGAAGTCCTCTCATATCTCTGAGGTCCAGACTGTTAACGTGGCCCTGGCAAACAGTGTGTAGGCATTTAATTTAAGCATCTGGTCTATCGTTCCATATAGGAATACCAGATGCTTAAGTGCCTTGCAATATCTGTACAGCCTCTGTTATTTTGTAATGCTGATAAACTTTGACGTTTAAATAATTTTTACATTGTAAAATGGAAAAACTAACCTAATGCAGTTGAATATTTTCTACTGTTATTGCCATGTTTCTAATGTCTTTTGCCATTTATTGCCATCTGTTGCAGTAAGTTATATTAACTTCCATGAGACCGGATTATCATCCAATGCTAAAGTTTGACAGCAGCTATTTGAATAAACCTGATGTGAAATCTTTTGACCAGTCCTTTGCTTTAAATCATTGCTTTGCAGTGGCTGAAGCTGCATACTTGTGTTTTACTGAACTGTATTTAGTGGTAGTTTTCATGTGTGCAATTCTGGGTCTCGCAGTTTCATTATATACttttaaattgcttttaaaAGGTTGTAGCCTAATATAGGCAGAAGGGTGGCATAGTGGAATGAGCAGGGAGACATGTCTTTAAGTGGAGTGCTGGTTAAAGTTTTTCTGATGAGCATCGATCCAGCCAAAGATGGATTcagaaaaggttggtgaccaAATGTTTGTATTTGCTAAAATACATGTCAGTAAATCAGCATAAGTCAATGAAATATGATGTACAAGGCTGACCCACAGAGGACATTAACGATAAAGCGGCTATAATCAAAAACTGTGGTGATGAACCTAATTGCTGCTGCTTTTTCCCTCAAGCTTTTTAGTGTCTTTTAACTAATTTTTGGGTATTCTGGCCCACAACTTCACTGTTTTGGTTCTCTCTCATCGCTGTCATAGCTTCGTTTTTCGGCCAcaacaggcagctgttttcagagaaAAGGATCTGAAAACCGACTGTATGCTGACTTTTTAGCACCAAACGGCCAACATACAATGTTAGCAAGAGCAACTAGCCAGTGAACATTTAGCATTTAGAAGCTAAAGAGCAAGGTAGTTTCCCTATAGGAGTTAGCTTAGTGTAGCcaaaaaacagagctaaaatgaGAGTAAATATTGCACTTACGTTTGTCAGGTCACCATTAAtgcaactccaaatgaatgctaatgttactCCATGTCGGCTCTAACCTTATGTGTAAAAAGGCTTCTGCTAGCTTCTTATACCGACTTAAAAAGTGAATACCAACTTAAAAAGTGGCGTCAGCTTGTTTCCACTGCCCCCAAGAGGCCTTAAGGTCAGTTAGTGCAGGTTCAGGTTTTTGGAAGAAACTCCTGATGAAATTGTGAATGTATTGTAAAGAAATAATAAGGTAAGTTGCTCACAAGTACAACGGAATGTCTGTCTGGGTAACAAAATCCTGAACAGCTAACATCGTTATGGTAGGTGAGACATACGACTGTCATCTGTTTTTGATGTTAAAACAGCATTAAATGCCAAATAGGCTCAGGAATTTTCTGACCTCAATCAACTGCCAAAAACTTATGTTATTGGAAATATGGAGAAAACAATAAGCCACAGGAGAATGTCTGATAGAGACTTGTGGTGAGTGTCTTCCATCTGGGGACATCCTGACACCAAACATAAGCTTGTAATCACACTCAGTCCTCTGGGACTATTTTACAAAACACGATTAACAGGACTTTTCCACTCCcggtttttgtctgttttttgacattttgtgcaAAGAATGTTTTCAGTCTTGCATGTACGACAGGCTAGTCATCAACAAAGTTTTATGGAAAGAGCAACTCACTCCTGTTTCCACTGTAAACCTGCTTTTGATTAGATGGGCCTCTACACACGGAAATGTAATGGCAGTTCTCAAATGGCAATTAAACAATAATTAGTCTTGAGTGACGGCATCTCTTGAGGTTGTCATTTATTTCAGTTTGAAATAATACAAGCGTTACTGGACCATAACTCTAGCACATGTCATTCAATTTTAAGGCAGATATTAATGTAACATATTGCTTACTTAAATCATAAAAGGCGCACAGCAAACGCAACAGGAAAAAGTACAGCAAGGTCAACAtgattttaaacaagaaaaaaggaattCAAACAAATAGCAACGATACATCAAATCCATACTATACTTTagacaggaaggaaggaacaaAGCTCTTAGGAATGCTCTTATACTATAGATGTGAGTAATGCCTTCATTAAGTCAGTGGGACATTATATGGACCACAGCACCACACAGAAATGGCTAAATAAATGGGGAGAAAACaagcttaaaaaacaaactgctTGCCATTTTGCCAGATcaggcaaaaagaaaaaatgaactCAAGTGAGTAAAAGAGCCTATTTTATTGTAAGAGCTCTTATTACTTTAAACCTTACACTTGTAGCTGTGAAAGTTATGGTCCAGATCAGACATGCAAAGACAAAGACAGGTTTGGTTGTAGGACATCCTAAAAGACAAAAGATGGTTACTTGTCTTGCATATTTCCCTGTAATcgaggaaaaacagaaaaaacaggaAATCTGTTTATTTGAAAGCCTCTATACGTTCTGAAGCACTGAATTTGATGGAAATCACCATCAAACGAATAAAAACTGGATTAACAGTAAAAAAATGAACTGGTGTGAGTAACTGGGGTCCATTGTGGAGCTTTCACAGTGTTGTGGTGCATAATGACAGATCACTCCCACTCCAACAACAAGGCTCTTCCACCACTATCCTCAATCCAAGTGATGTGTTATATATGAACTTGAAGAACATTTTGTACTTTGCAGCTACATAGAAGTTAACATTTACAGCTCACAAAGCATAAGCAGGGAACTTGAGGGGATATCTGTATTGACTATAATAAGTTATTTTGGGTAGAATTTGACAAGCTATGTACTGTAACCTACAAATTGGTTCATGTAATAGGCACTATGCTATTAACCTGATGCCTTAATGTACAGCAGAATCACTGCTGCAAATAAGCTATATTCAAACCAGACATGTACTCTTATGACGTACTTGGCATGGTTATGTCAATTTAAAACACTATACTTCCTTAGGCAAGAGGCTATTTTTGTATGATCCTTTCATTCATGTTTTAAACAGAAAGTAGTGACAGATGATGTCTGAAAAGGAAGTGTGCAAACAGCAAAGTCCTTTCGACTGATGGAACTACTCCAACAATAAACTCATCcagttccctctctttctctctgtttctggtCCGTAGTCATTCCTATCAGGTTGGTGCTTTTTCTTTTGGTTCAGTTTCAGGGTATGGAACAGTATCCTCCACATGCCCTGCCACGGGCCTGCTCCTGGTCCCCCAGACGCACCCTCTGACCCTGGTTTTCACTCTCCCAGAGCCCCGGAGTCTGGAGGATCTTCTCCACAAGCTCCTCAAAGGCACACTGGACACCATCTTTGGTCTTTGCACTGGCCTCTGTACAAAGGAAAGAGGGTTACCAAGATTTAAGAGATCAGCCAAACTGGTAGAACACTTTCCTAAAtgttaagaagaagaaaaacctaCACGTCCGCTGTAAAATCCAAAACCGAGCAAAACAGCTTTCTTTTTTACAATATAGGAAAACTAATGATAGAGATTTAAAAATATCCATGTGTTGACAAACATGACATACAAAGTATGGAATGACTTCATTTAAGAAGCCAGAGACATCCAGTGGGATGAAGACATCCTCACAGCGGATTAAATCAACGACATCTTCTTGCCCAACCCTTTTCAAAACCCCTTAATTTAGTCGTTCTAAAATGGAAACTCCACAGAAATGTTAACGTAATTTCCCAGAGTGAGGCAGATTGTAGATGAGAATCAGGAACACGTGTAGACATGGATGCGATAAATGAAAGCCCGCTAGATTATAATCATAATGCAGTTCTTCTGGAGTGGCCGCATCTTTCAGCGCGAGAGACTCCGAAATGCCAAAGCAGTATAAACAACGCAACAAACCCAAAGTAAAATGCACGATTTACTAAGTGATGTCTTGACTTGTTCCAACTACACAATTACAGTTCTGATCTTTAAGTACAGTATGGTAAGCTGCAATGGCTATACAGTAAGTTTACAAGTTCTGGCTCTGTCAGTTTAAATGACCATGTCTGACCATGTCTGATTTTTACTCTAACACGGATACTTACCAATAAAAAGCATAGAGTGTTTCCTAGCAAATTTCAGCCCCTCGTTTCTGTCCACTTCATGGTCGTCCTGAAAACAAAATAGACATCCGATGTAATTTTCTCTATGTGGAATAACGCATGGTAAAGGATTAAACATAATGTTCCATGCAAGTAAAGCAACACCAACAGCTGGTAAACTTGTATTGTATGTGTCGAACTGGCAAGAGTGACAGACTCACCTGATCAATTTTGTTCCCAACCAGCATCTTCACAATGTCATTGCGTGTTGTGTAGGTTTCCAGTTCATTCAGCCAGTTGTCGAGCTTGGTAAAAGTCTCGCGCTTTGTGACGTCATATACTGTCAAAGCCATGCAAACGAGAAAAATGAGTTAGAGGAAATATTTGATACGAGTATAATAACATCTTTCTTTTAGTAATAACAATTTTAACAGGACACTGCAGTTATCTGACAGCTGTTGATTTGCagtttttatccaaagtgacttacatgATCATGTGTAAAGAAAGTGCTACAAAAAAGTGggtggattctttttttttttactggaaaCTGAAAATTGTCTCTAGGtcgggtgttttttttttgtttgttttttaaaaagcatcaCTGTTTACCAAGTATGACTCCCTGTGCACCGCGGTAGTAGCTGGGTGTCAGAGTGCGAAACCTTTCCTGTCCGGCTGTGTCCTAGAAAAGAAAACTTAAGATGAATGGAAGCAAAAGACTCCATGACACCAGACTTTTAAGGTAGCTACACCAGCCAGCATCCACACTCACAGACTCTGACTTTGACATGTGTTCCTGATAAGTCTGCAAGGTCTGTGAAATTGGCCATTGCTTGACAACTTTTAACTGACTTTTTGCTAAAGCCATTTCTTAAGGGAATTATCCATAAttctaatgttaaaaaaacaggagtgaccATTCAAGAATAACCACAAAAACAGAACACTGTAGCGCTAGCAACATCTAATTTACATAGTtgtgtagttttattttctatgtaaatatgcttttattgatttgttttcaTTCAATTAGACagaacattataaaatatatgcaattcttatatttaaaaaataaggaATGCTAGGTTGTGTTAAACTACATGCAATATGAGCCTTGTACCTGCCTCAGCCCATGTTACATGTGACTTCACAAAGTGCTGTCCTCTTCCTCAAAGTATTTTGAGCCCTCTGGCATCCTCCAGCACATGCACATTTCTGCtaagaaaacaaataataaagtcTATGGGAGATTAGTGTTTTGGGCTAAGGTTATGGCCTCACTGTGTATGGTGTGTTTTCATTGGACATTAGGACTTTGTGCCTCATGAAAGGAAGTTAAATCTGTTTTTTTCCATGGTTATGGCTGAGCAATGTCGCCATCTTGTGGAGAAACCCTGTAGTTCGTCATGTTTTTCAAGACTAAAGTATGGCTTCATGACTTCAGTCTTACCCATATGGCGAGCTTTGCTTTGTTCCCATCTATTGCGACTGTCTTTACTTTGAAATCCACACCTGGTCAGccatgagagaaagaaagaaaagataaaagGCTTTAAATTgcctgtttggagcagtttagCAGTTTCCATActtctgtgtatatgtgtttatgtacatctgtgtatgtg
It encodes the following:
- the LOC114565713 gene encoding ras-related protein Rab-18-B yields the protein MDDDVLTTLKLLIIGESGVGKSSLLLRFTEDTFDPEQSATIGVDFKVKTVAIDGNKAKLAIWDTAGQERFRTLTPSYYRGAQGVILVYDVTKRETFTKLDNWLNELETYTTRNDIVKMLVGNKIDQDDHEVDRNEGLKFARKHSMLFIEASAKTKDGVQCAFEELVEKILQTPGLWESENQGQRVRLGDQEQARGRACGGYCSIP